A section of the Triticum dicoccoides isolate Atlit2015 ecotype Zavitan chromosome 7A, WEW_v2.0, whole genome shotgun sequence genome encodes:
- the LOC119334693 gene encoding uncharacterized protein LOC119334693: protein MSSVLAHKAIVSPARGGRTRPAMEHGTSLAAALWGHEHLPLLARARSKDSVEYILQALWRTRRTGLDAADRAIVRDILQLPSDSELDPLLVCLRILTRRCVHDNIAKEEIPKLFPAEVLPELQRLLTLLLQKFQPEWREDTLKDQASAANSGTTEGHLSKNQDALEQPATAQIHCGASSTKVSSESGEKEGKLQLAKDSLDKMLNDVYPVRGKVSNAGNTNGGHGEAARST from the exons ATGTCTTCTGTCTTAGCCCACAAGGCCATAGTCTCCCCTGCCCGCGGCGGCAGAACACGGCCGGCGATGGAGCACGGGACGTCATTGGCGGCGGCGCTCTGGGGGCACGAGCACCTCCCGCTGCTGGCCCGCGCGCGCTCCAAGGACTCGGTAGAGTACATCCTGCAGGCCCTTTGGCGCACCCGCCGCACCGGCCTCGACGCCGCCGACCGCGCCATCGTCCGCGACATCCTCCAGCTCCCCTCCGACTCCGAGCTCGACCCC CTCTTGGTGTGCCTCCGGATATTGACCCGCAGGTGCGTCCATGACAACATCGCGAAGGAGGAGATTCCGAAGCTTTTCCCTGCAGAGGTGTTGCCCGAGCTGCAAAGGCTGCTCACTTTGCTCCTGCAGAAGTTTCAGCCGGAGTGGCGAGAGGACACCTTAAAGGATCAG GCATCCGCGGCGAATTCGGGAACAACAGAAGGCCATTTGAGTAAAAATCAAGACGCGTTAgagcaaccagctactgcacag ATTCACTGTGGTGCATCATCAACAAAGGTGTCGTCTGAATCAGGAGAGAAAGAAGGGAAGCTACAGTTAGCTAAGGATTCCTTAGACAAAATGCTCAACGATGTATACCCAGTCAGGGGCAAAGTGTCAAATGCT GGCAATACCAACGGGGGTCATGGAGAAGCAGCAAGAAGCACTTAG